A part of Brassica rapa cultivar Chiifu-401-42 chromosome A05, CAAS_Brap_v3.01, whole genome shotgun sequence genomic DNA contains:
- the LOC103869384 gene encoding E3 ubiquitin-protein ligase RING1-like isoform X1, whose product MSSGGNSAASTAPAVEKMFFCYQCNHTVNISISSAADPFCPLCSGGFLEEYDEPVPTLPANLNPAASDFFPMADPFSTLLPLLFGSSSAPPPSSANPSFFGPRSAQNQPQGGAFDPFSFLQNHLQHLQSSGTHVQFLIEDHPLDPSNQAPGHLGDYFFGPGLEQLIQQLAENDPNRYGTPPASKSAIEGLPTVKVSKDMLKSEMNQCAVCMDEFEDGGDVKQMPCKHVFHQDCLMPWLELHNSCPVCRYELPTDDPDYESRSQGQGGQTSGDGGQTPRSFSVQLPWTFGGRRDGSGSGPPGSGGGGAGGGAGGGGGSNLGTRQEDLD is encoded by the coding sequence ATGTCTTCCGGCGGAAACTCAGCTGCCTCCACCGCCCCCGCGGTTGAAAAGATGTTCTTTTGCTACCAGTGCAACCACACAGTCAACATCTCAATCTCCTCCGCCGCCGATCCTTTCTGCCCTCTTTGCTCCGGCGGCTTTCTTGAAGAATACGACGAACCCGTCCCTACTCTACCCGCGAATCTCAACCCCGCCGCTTCCGATTTCTTCCCCATGGCCGATCCTTTCTCCACCTTGCTCCCTCTCCTCTTCGGCTCCTCCTCCGCCCCTCCTCCTTCCTCCGCAAACCCGAGCTTCTTCGGACCCCGCTCTGCCCAGAACCAGCCTCAAGGCGGCGCCTTTGATCCGTTTTCCTTCCTCCAGAACCATCTCCAGCATCTCCAGTCCAGCGGCACGCACGTGCAGTTCTTGATCGAGGATCATCCCTTGGATCCCTCTAACCAAGCCCCGGGGCATCTCGGGGACTACTTCTTTGGCCCTGGTCTCGAGCAGCTGATTCAGCAGCTCGCGGAGAACGATCCCAACCGCTACGGAACTCCTCCGGCTTCGAAATCGGCTATCGAGGGGCTGCCTACTGTTAAGGTGAGTAAGGATATGTTGAAGTCTGAGATGAACCAGTGTGCTGTTTGTATGGATGAGTTTGAGGATGGCGGCGATGTGAAGCAGATGCCTTGCAAGCATGTGTTTCATCAGGATTGTTTGATGCCGTGGCTGGAGTTGCATAACTCTTGTCCGGTTTGTCGGTATGAGTTGCCTACGGATGATCCTGATTATGAGAGCAGGAGTCAGGGGCAAGGAGGTCAGACGAGTGGGGATGGTGGGCAGACTCCGAGGAGCTTTAGTGTGCAGCTTCCTTGGACGTTTGGTGGGAGACGGGATGGTTCAGGGTCAGGACCACCTggaagtggtggtggtggtgctggTGGTGGTGCTGGTGGTGGAGGTGGGTCTAATCTTGGGACCAGGCAGGAAGATTTGGATTGA
- the LOC103869384 gene encoding E3 ubiquitin-protein ligase RING1-like isoform X2 has translation MSSGGNSAASTAPAVEKMFFCYQCNHTVNISISSAADPFCPLCSGGFLEEYDEPVPTLPANLNPAASDFFPMADPFSTLLPLLFGSSSAPPPSSANPSFFGPRSAQNQPQGGAFDPFSFLQNHLQHLQSSGTHVQFLIEDHPLDPSNQAPGHLGDYFFGPGLEQLIQQLAENDPNRYGTPPASKSAIEGLPTVKVSKDMLKSEMNQCAVCMDEFEDGGDVKQMPCKHVFHQDCLMPWLELHNSCPVCRYELPTDDPDYESRSQGQGGQTSGDGGQTPRSFSVQLPWTFGGRRDGSGSGPPGGGGGGSNLGTRQEDLD, from the exons ATGTCTTCCGGCGGAAACTCAGCTGCCTCCACCGCCCCCGCGGTTGAAAAGATGTTCTTTTGCTACCAGTGCAACCACACAGTCAACATCTCAATCTCCTCCGCCGCCGATCCTTTCTGCCCTCTTTGCTCCGGCGGCTTTCTTGAAGAATACGACGAACCCGTCCCTACTCTACCCGCGAATCTCAACCCCGCCGCTTCCGATTTCTTCCCCATGGCCGATCCTTTCTCCACCTTGCTCCCTCTCCTCTTCGGCTCCTCCTCCGCCCCTCCTCCTTCCTCCGCAAACCCGAGCTTCTTCGGACCCCGCTCTGCCCAGAACCAGCCTCAAGGCGGCGCCTTTGATCCGTTTTCCTTCCTCCAGAACCATCTCCAGCATCTCCAGTCCAGCGGCACGCACGTGCAGTTCTTGATCGAGGATCATCCCTTGGATCCCTCTAACCAAGCCCCGGGGCATCTCGGGGACTACTTCTTTGGCCCTGGTCTCGAGCAGCTGATTCAGCAGCTCGCGGAGAACGATCCCAACCGCTACGGAACTCCTCCGGCTTCGAAATCGGCTATCGAGGGGCTGCCTACTGTTAAGGTGAGTAAGGATATGTTGAAGTCTGAGATGAACCAGTGTGCTGTTTGTATGGATGAGTTTGAGGATGGCGGCGATGTGAAGCAGATGCCTTGCAAGCATGTGTTTCATCAGGATTGTTTGATGCCGTGGCTGGAGTTGCATAACTCTTGTCCGGTTTGTCGGTATGAGTTGCCTACGGATGATCCTGATTATGAGAGCAGGAGTCAGGGGCAAGGAGGTCAGACGAGTGGGGATGGTGGGCAGACTCCGAGGAGCTTTAGTGTGCAGCTTCCTTGGACGTTTGGTGGGAGACGGGATGGTTCAGGGTCAGGACCACCTgga GGTGGTGGAGGTGGGTCTAATCTTGGGACCAGGCAGGAAGATTTGGATTGA